Proteins co-encoded in one Capsicum annuum cultivar UCD-10X-F1 chromosome 9, UCD10Xv1.1, whole genome shotgun sequence genomic window:
- the LOC107853262 gene encoding uncharacterized vacuolar membrane protein YML018C — MKDQSWRWILGLIYIIIVASIWIAASFVVQSVVDAGVSPFLVTYLCNSLFIVYIPLIEILRFLEDKYGRFWFWRKDIATTTLQEEVILLDDGELAVADGASVSKEQIVDQSVVDMDLDEKGRWTRFRVAKVSLLICPFWFLAQLTFNLSLKYTTVTSNTILSTSSSLFTFLVSLVFLGEVFTWVKLFSVLLCMGGTIIVSLGDSNSASNKVASNPVLGDILSLVSAALYAVYITLIRKKLPDDEGKSGHASMAQFLGYLGLFNMLIFLPVPLVLNFANLEPFNTLTWKQIGLIVGKGMFDNVLSDLLWAKAILLTSTTVATAGLTIQVPLAAIVDSLIGNAPPILDYVGAAAVMVGFAGINIPSDSCSVPEEASIELEHGKIQSAEHDHLSPR, encoded by the exons AtgaaagatcaatcttggagatggattttgggtttgatttatataattattgttgcCTCTATATGGATTGCTGCTAGTTTTGTGGTTCAATCCGTTGTCGATGCCGGTGTTTCACCTTTTCTCGTAACATACCTATGCAATTCTCTATTCATAGTTTATATTCCCCTAATTGAAATTCTTCGCTTTCTAGAGGATAAATATGGGAGATTTTGGTTTTGGCGCAAGGATATCGCCACAACAACTTTGCAAGAGGAGGTAATTCTTCTTGATGATGGCGAATTGGCTGTTGCTGATGGGGCATCTGTATCAAAGGAACAAATTGTAGATCAAAGTGTTGTTGATATGGATCTGGATGAAAAAGGGCGGTGGACACGCTTTAGAGTAGCAAAAGTTAGCTTGTTAATATGCCCATTTTGGTTTCTAGCTCAGCTTACATTTAATCTATCACTCAAATATACTACTGTTACG TCAAACACCATCTTAAGCACTTCCTCCAGCTTGTTTACTTTTCTGGTTTCTCTTGTATTCTTGGGAGAAGTTTTCACTTGGGTGAAGCTGTTCAGTGTTCTACTTTGTATGGGAGGAACTATCATTGTGAGCTTGGGTGACTCAAATTCAGCATCTAATAAAGTTGCTTCGAATCCCGTTCTTGGAGACATTCTTTCTCTCGTCTCAGCTGCTTTGTATGCTGTTTATATAACTCTCATTCGTAAAAAGTTACCTGATGATGAAGGGAAAAGTGGTCATGCCAGTATGGCACAATTTCTTGGATATTTGGGGTTATTCAACATGCTCATATTCTTACCCGTACCTCTTGTACTCAACTTTGCTAACCTTGAGCCATTTAACACGCTCACGTGGAAGCAAATTGGCCTAATAGTTGGTAAAG GTATGTTTGATAACGTGCTGAGCGATTTACTATGGGCCAAGGCTATTCTTTTGACCTCCACAACAGTCGCAACAGCAGGACTGACCATTCAGGTCCCTCTAGCTGCCATCGTCGATTCACTGATAGGAAATGCACCTCCCATCTTGGATTACGTCGGAGCTGCAGCTGTCATGGTTGGTTTTGCAGGCATTAACATCCCTTCAGATTCATGTTCAGTACCAGAAGAGGCAAGCATTGAACTAGAACATGGGAAAATTCAATCCGCAGAACACGATCACCTATCGCCCAGGTAG